A stretch of the Flavobacterium aquiphilum genome encodes the following:
- a CDS encoding hybrid sensor histidine kinase/response regulator transcription factor — protein MKIFKIVIIISLLISSRVQSQTGILYTSDSQLSSSLINSMYQDSKGYIWIATEDGLNRYDGAKFVIYKRSKNNAGTVHNNYIKSIFEDKNKNLFFGFIDGLQIYNHATDSFTDIPLTDNANTKFSPHVSCMIQRKNGDILVGSSGYGIFKIDSKKKSLVANHMNIQIPTTMIHDLYEDKNQNLWILTQDRGLWRIDSKNNLKQFFLLKDHLTNITSICEDKKGNLFLGTLNNGLFIYNKSEQKFESFSNSISLPIKKLFLIKNDQILVGTDGMGLYNFDPEKKKLSIANFNVANFDFSMSKVHSILKDRAGNLWMGLYQKGVLQIPPKENNFNYIGYQSVNNNIIGSSCVMSVFRDRKGILWIGTDGGGLYGITDKNKKKYHYTFEKNGFSRLAIMCIFEDSNDDLWIGTYLHGLAKLNRSTNEFQFINTILSKENKPVENIYSIVEDQNKQLWIGTLGSGLYCMDLTTHKVVNYNSNSKDSTNTLANWCVNCVLPAKNNKLYIGTYDGLYCMDLKTKTYIKKGSQNHTFPKKIVYDLHEDKLGNLWIGSSEGLIFQPIKGKPIIYTTDNNLPSNIISAIQADRNGNLWISTNSGISRFSPRSKKFFNFNFNDGIQGNEFSKNASFQDNKGQIIFGGMKGVTYFDPEMIKYNEKSTNVYITGFYIQNKSVKKGMKSDQFEIVNSALIDAKTVDLGHEDNSFSIEFSTMDFNNQRHITYFYSLENNKWNKLQQGVNNVTFNNLEPGTYNFKVKAEVYGKYSNIRQLTITVHPAWYFSIWAKLFYWALFFGAAYVTRQQINQRKLTKIKLQEHLQNKKVNEAKLQFLTNISHDIKSPISLVINPLLKLMNTDHDATRQKSYRVMHRNSEKILQLVNQVMDVRKIDQGQISLHFEKTDIIASIEELCLLFEDQIQAKNIQLELHYQKPNLYAGVDPKYFDRIIQNVLSNAIKFVHNEGKVDIFIDENESNFIITIADNGIGIAEKELSRIFDRFYQIKQNKAKYTEGTGIGLHITRSIVELHNGSITAENNTDAPGCRFIISLPIQKELIKEETMSEVQETEHDSSESNIETITFEEQNKLHINNTTSKRKVLVVDDNEEIREYIYKELSTHYKVLTSPDGKDALDIVLKEPLDLIISDVKMPKMDGVTFCRKVKKNINLNHIPVILLTAKSHEHDQLEGLNIGADAYITKPFNMEILKKTALNLIRTRDLLKNNYSGNQGQDDKIKKITMESVDEKLIQKIMHFINNNLNNPSLNVEMIAAEIGISRVHLHRKLKELTNQSSRDLIRNVRLKQAGELLASKQTNISEVAYLVGFSNTSKFSTSFKEFYGVSPKTYMEEHLKKNDCVQQQDAI, from the coding sequence AATTTAGCCCTCATGTCAGCTGTATGATACAGCGAAAAAATGGTGACATTTTAGTAGGATCTTCAGGCTATGGTATTTTTAAAATTGATTCTAAAAAAAAGTCCTTAGTTGCAAATCATATGAATATCCAGATTCCTACCACTATGATTCATGACCTTTATGAAGACAAAAATCAAAATTTATGGATCTTAACACAGGACAGAGGACTTTGGAGGATTGACAGTAAAAATAACTTAAAGCAATTTTTTCTTTTAAAAGATCATTTGACCAACATTACCAGTATTTGTGAAGATAAAAAAGGAAACCTATTTTTAGGCACACTTAATAACGGTCTTTTTATTTACAACAAATCTGAACAGAAATTTGAATCTTTTTCAAACTCAATATCACTTCCCATTAAAAAATTATTTTTGATTAAAAATGATCAAATACTGGTGGGAACTGACGGTATGGGATTGTATAACTTTGATCCTGAAAAAAAGAAACTTTCAATCGCTAACTTTAATGTTGCTAATTTTGATTTTTCAATGTCAAAGGTACATTCTATCCTTAAAGACCGGGCAGGAAATCTTTGGATGGGTCTATATCAAAAAGGAGTGCTGCAGATTCCTCCCAAAGAAAACAATTTTAACTATATAGGATACCAGTCCGTAAACAACAACATTATTGGTTCAAGCTGCGTCATGTCAGTGTTCCGAGACAGAAAAGGTATTTTATGGATAGGAACTGATGGAGGCGGTCTTTATGGCATTACAGATAAGAATAAAAAAAAATACCATTATACTTTTGAAAAAAATGGTTTTAGTCGACTGGCAATTATGTGCATTTTTGAAGATTCAAATGATGATTTATGGATAGGCACTTACCTGCATGGGTTGGCAAAACTCAACCGCAGCACTAACGAATTTCAGTTCATAAATACTATTTTAAGTAAAGAGAATAAACCCGTAGAAAACATTTACAGTATAGTCGAAGATCAGAATAAACAACTATGGATAGGCACTCTAGGTTCTGGGCTATATTGCATGGATCTTACTACTCATAAAGTAGTTAACTATAATTCAAACTCAAAAGACAGTACTAATACATTAGCAAATTGGTGTGTAAACTGTGTTTTGCCTGCCAAAAACAATAAGCTTTACATTGGGACCTATGACGGACTCTACTGCATGGATCTGAAAACCAAGACTTACATAAAAAAAGGTTCACAAAACCATACATTCCCTAAAAAAATAGTATACGACTTACATGAGGATAAACTCGGAAATTTATGGATTGGTTCTTCTGAGGGCCTTATTTTCCAGCCAATAAAAGGGAAACCTATTATTTATACTACTGATAATAATTTGCCCAGCAATATAATTTCTGCGATACAAGCGGACAGAAACGGAAATTTATGGATCAGCACGAACAGTGGTATATCACGGTTCAGTCCGCGAAGCAAAAAGTTTTTTAATTTTAATTTTAATGATGGAATTCAGGGAAATGAGTTCAGTAAAAATGCTTCTTTTCAAGACAATAAAGGCCAGATTATTTTCGGAGGAATGAAAGGTGTAACCTATTTTGATCCTGAAATGATAAAATACAATGAGAAAAGCACTAATGTCTATATAACAGGCTTTTATATTCAGAACAAATCGGTAAAGAAGGGCATGAAATCTGACCAGTTCGAGATTGTAAACAGTGCACTTATTGATGCCAAAACAGTCGATTTGGGACATGAAGACAATTCGTTCAGCATTGAATTCTCTACTATGGATTTTAATAATCAACGGCATATAACTTACTTCTACTCTTTAGAAAATAACAAATGGAATAAACTGCAACAAGGTGTAAACAACGTCACATTTAACAATCTTGAACCTGGAACTTATAATTTTAAGGTAAAAGCAGAAGTCTATGGCAAGTATTCAAATATTCGCCAATTGACAATAACTGTTCATCCTGCATGGTACTTTTCAATATGGGCGAAATTGTTTTATTGGGCACTCTTTTTTGGTGCAGCATATGTTACAAGACAGCAGATTAATCAAAGAAAATTGACTAAAATAAAATTACAGGAACATTTGCAAAACAAGAAAGTAAATGAAGCCAAGCTTCAGTTTTTGACCAACATTTCACATGATATAAAATCGCCTATTTCATTAGTTATCAATCCACTTTTAAAATTAATGAATACAGATCATGATGCCACAAGGCAGAAATCGTATAGGGTAATGCATCGTAATTCTGAAAAAATCCTGCAGCTGGTCAATCAGGTAATGGATGTTCGTAAAATTGATCAGGGACAAATTTCATTACATTTTGAAAAAACAGATATTATTGCTTCCATTGAAGAACTTTGTCTTTTGTTCGAAGATCAGATACAAGCAAAAAATATTCAATTAGAATTACATTATCAAAAGCCAAATTTATACGCTGGTGTAGATCCAAAATATTTTGACCGTATAATACAAAATGTACTTTCCAATGCCATTAAGTTTGTTCATAATGAAGGAAAGGTTGATATTTTTATAGATGAGAATGAGTCTAATTTTATCATTACAATTGCCGACAATGGAATAGGTATCGCTGAGAAGGAACTATCAAGAATATTTGATAGGTTTTATCAAATTAAACAAAATAAAGCTAAATATACAGAAGGTACCGGTATCGGTTTACACATAACGAGATCCATCGTTGAACTGCATAACGGAAGTATCACGGCCGAAAACAATACTGATGCTCCAGGATGTCGATTTATTATTAGCCTGCCTATTCAAAAAGAACTTATAAAAGAAGAAACAATGTCAGAAGTCCAAGAAACTGAACATGATTCTTCCGAGTCCAATATAGAAACTATTACATTTGAAGAGCAAAATAAATTGCACATTAATAATACAACCAGTAAACGAAAAGTATTGGTTGTTGATGACAATGAGGAAATCAGAGAGTATATCTATAAAGAATTATCAACTCATTACAAGGTACTTACGAGTCCTGATGGAAAAGACGCTCTAGATATAGTTCTAAAAGAACCTCTGGATTTGATTATCAGTGATGTAAAAATGCCTAAAATGGATGGAGTCACATTTTGTAGAAAAGTAAAGAAAAATATTAATCTGAATCACATTCCCGTTATTTTGTTAACTGCAAAATCGCATGAGCACGATCAATTGGAAGGTCTTAATATTGGTGCAGATGCATATATCACTAAACCATTCAATATGGAAATATTGAAAAAAACGGCACTTAATCTTATTCGAACAAGGGACTTATTAAAAAATAATTATAGTGGTAATCAGGGACAAGACGACAAAATAAAAAAAATAACAATGGAATCTGTCGATGAAAAACTTATTCAAAAAATAATGCATTTTATCAATAATAACCTAAATAATCCTAGTCTGAATGTAGAAATGATTGCTGCTGAAATTGGTATTAGCCGTGTCCATTTACATAGAAAATTAAAAGAACTCACAAATCAATCCTCACGGGATTTGATTCGCAACGTAAGGTTAAAGCAAGCAGGTGAATTGTTAGCCTCAAAACAGACTAACATTTCTGAAGTGGCCTATCTTGTGGGCTTTTCTAATACATCAAAATTTTCAACGAGCTTTAAAGAGTTTTATGGCGTTTCTCCAAAGACATATATGGAAGAGCATCTCAAAAAAAATGATTGTGTTCAACAACAAGATGCCATTTAA
- a CDS encoding cellulase family glycosylhydrolase, which yields MKFNLLFTGIILLAFLSCGKDDDPVKETSPVEAAVSWPQKTPQLKVEGKFLKDPCGNTVNLHGVAMTPSPWFNGGAVGEWRWNNYDVAGCLQYNNAIMDKLSDSKQGWYLNYVRLHIDPYWTNNLGVSGISENDISQFNFDRFKEAIDKVILPLIAHAKARGMYVILRPPGVCPDQIAVGGAYHDYLKLVWDYLSKHPSLKNADNVMFELANEPIKIKLTDGSVGANTQAHFDQLKLFFQPIVNMIRTNGANNILWIPGSGWQSQYKGYAVNPIEGTNIGYSVHVYPGYWGKDNNDPMVFRANWNENIKPVADIAPIAVTEIDWAPEQYAVWGKGGVTGKAGQRGFGANFKVLVDESGNVSWNLLSPENLIDKGALNGGIAYNSDLEACAYPVHNWFYEYVKKSVNCNSVK from the coding sequence ATGAAATTCAATTTATTATTTACAGGAATAATTTTGCTTGCATTTTTAAGTTGTGGAAAGGATGATGATCCTGTAAAGGAAACATCTCCAGTTGAGGCTGCGGTATCGTGGCCTCAAAAAACTCCACAGCTAAAAGTGGAAGGTAAATTTTTGAAAGATCCATGTGGCAACACAGTTAATTTGCATGGAGTAGCAATGACACCAAGTCCTTGGTTTAATGGTGGTGCTGTCGGTGAATGGCGCTGGAATAATTATGATGTTGCAGGTTGTTTGCAATATAATAATGCTATAATGGATAAATTATCGGATTCAAAACAAGGTTGGTATCTTAATTATGTAAGATTGCATATTGATCCTTATTGGACTAATAATTTAGGAGTTTCTGGAATATCTGAAAATGATATTTCTCAATTTAATTTTGATAGATTTAAAGAAGCGATTGATAAAGTTATTTTGCCACTTATTGCACATGCAAAAGCAAGAGGGATGTATGTTATTTTACGTCCACCAGGTGTTTGCCCCGATCAAATCGCGGTTGGTGGAGCTTATCACGATTATCTAAAATTAGTTTGGGATTATTTATCGAAACATCCATCGTTGAAAAATGCTGACAATGTAATGTTCGAACTAGCTAATGAACCGATAAAAATTAAGTTGACCGATGGTTCAGTTGGTGCAAATACTCAAGCTCATTTTGATCAATTAAAATTATTTTTCCAACCGATTGTTAATATGATTAGGACTAATGGAGCCAATAATATTCTTTGGATCCCAGGTTCAGGTTGGCAGTCTCAGTACAAAGGTTATGCCGTCAATCCAATTGAAGGGACAAATATTGGTTATTCGGTTCATGTCTATCCTGGATATTGGGGCAAAGATAATAATGATCCTATGGTTTTTAGGGCAAATTGGAATGAAAACATTAAGCCGGTTGCCGATATCGCACCCATCGCAGTTACAGAAATTGATTGGGCTCCTGAACAATATGCAGTATGGGGTAAAGGTGGAGTTACCGGAAAAGCAGGTCAAAGGGGGTTTGGTGCTAATTTTAAAGTTTTGGTCGATGAGTCAGGAAATGTAAGTTGGAATTTATTGTCTCCAGAAAATCTTATCGATAAAGGGGCTTTGAATGGGGGTATTGCTTACAATAGTGATCTCGAGGCTTGTGCTTACCCTGTTCATAATTGGTTTTATGAATACGTAAAAAAATCAGTCAACTGTAATTCTGTCAAATAA
- a CDS encoding endo-1,4-beta-xylanase produces MNKLYKISLLSSILMMAASCTNDNILKYDYDKPTSIANQEEINAYSDLKSYIDRTASPNFKLGAGISLNDYVTKSLMYRLVNKNFDEITLGYEMKHGAIVQADGSLALDNVNKLLTTAKEANVSVFGHTLCWHANQNATYLNKLIAPDILSSTGPGWSLITANDFETADASNYQYNSNITASFTAVGQGAKGVGRALKLTNASVRTNEWDAQFYVKFSPGVQVGEKYRLTMDVRADAAATSPTQAQLNPGGYKHWDFFGVVPYSTTWTTYIKEITVTTEMATCNTIAFNLGKTATSFYYDNLKIEKYSATGSVQTKDKTPEQKKTIIGDALDKWITGMVKNCAPYVTAWDVVNEPMDDGKPYELKTGVGKLNMAGDEFYWQDYLGKDYAVEAFRLARKSGNPTDKLFINDYNLEYSTDKCKGLIQYVSYIESKGQKVDGIGTQMHIGINADKDKINTMFQLLAATGKLIKVSELDVAAGLKPTEADLKKQAEMYKYVVDMYVKYIPANQRYGITAWGLTDSKSDSSWLPGQNQGLWTLTYNRKPSYSSFAEGLKGVK; encoded by the coding sequence ATGAATAAATTATACAAAATATCGCTATTGTCTTCAATTTTGATGATGGCCGCATCCTGTACAAATGATAATATTTTAAAGTACGATTATGACAAACCCACCAGCATCGCCAATCAGGAAGAAATAAATGCTTATTCGGATTTAAAAAGCTACATAGATAGAACAGCTAGTCCTAATTTTAAATTAGGTGCCGGAATTTCATTAAATGATTATGTAACTAAAAGTTTGATGTATCGATTAGTTAACAAGAATTTTGATGAGATTACTTTGGGCTATGAAATGAAGCACGGTGCAATAGTACAGGCAGATGGGAGTCTTGCTCTTGATAATGTGAATAAATTGCTTACCACAGCCAAAGAAGCTAATGTTTCCGTTTTCGGCCATACACTTTGTTGGCATGCAAATCAAAATGCAACTTATCTGAATAAACTAATTGCTCCGGATATTTTATCATCAACAGGTCCAGGCTGGAGTTTGATAACTGCAAATGATTTTGAGACTGCTGATGCATCCAACTATCAGTATAATTCTAATATAACAGCATCGTTTACAGCCGTTGGACAGGGTGCTAAGGGAGTAGGAAGAGCACTTAAATTAACAAATGCCAGTGTTCGTACTAATGAATGGGATGCACAATTTTACGTAAAGTTTTCTCCGGGTGTACAAGTGGGCGAAAAATACAGACTTACTATGGATGTTCGTGCTGATGCCGCAGCAACTTCTCCTACACAGGCACAATTAAATCCTGGAGGTTATAAACATTGGGATTTCTTTGGCGTTGTTCCTTATTCTACCACATGGACAACTTATATTAAAGAGATTACTGTTACAACTGAAATGGCAACTTGTAATACAATCGCCTTTAATCTTGGAAAAACGGCCACTAGTTTTTATTATGATAATCTTAAAATAGAAAAGTACAGCGCAACGGGAAGCGTTCAGACAAAAGATAAAACACCGGAGCAAAAGAAAACTATTATTGGTGATGCATTGGATAAGTGGATCACAGGAATGGTAAAAAACTGTGCTCCATATGTTACTGCATGGGATGTTGTTAATGAGCCAATGGATGATGGAAAACCATATGAATTAAAAACAGGTGTGGGCAAATTAAATATGGCTGGAGACGAATTCTACTGGCAAGATTATTTAGGGAAGGATTATGCTGTTGAGGCGTTTAGGCTTGCCAGAAAAAGTGGCAATCCAACTGATAAATTGTTTATCAATGACTACAATCTTGAATATAGCACGGATAAATGTAAAGGTCTTATCCAATATGTAAGTTATATTGAAAGTAAAGGACAAAAAGTTGATGGAATTGGTACCCAGATGCATATTGGTATTAATGCTGACAAAGATAAAATCAATACAATGTTCCAATTGCTTGCTGCAACAGGTAAACTTATAAAAGTTTCAGAACTAGATGTTGCTGCTGGACTTAAGCCTACAGAGGCTGATCTTAAAAAGCAAGCAGAAATGTATAAATATGTGGTGGATATGTATGTGAAATACATTCCTGCAAATCAGAGATACGGAATCACTGCTTGGGGATTAACGGACAGTAAATCTGATTCTTCGTGGCTGCCAGGTCAGAATCAAGGTTTGTGGACTCTTACTTATAACCGTAAGCCTTCTTATTCAAGTTTTGCTGAAGGACTTAAAGGAGTGAAATAA
- a CDS encoding DUF5627 domain-containing protein produces MKNKIFLMLIAVFVSLVSCTNQDAEFDNFDHQSVYFAYQYPVRTITLGEDIFDTTLDNQHKCKIMGTLGGVYNNDKDVTIDIAVANSLPAGFLFNAGGSDIVAMPSNYYTLSSNQIVIPKGQITGGVEVQLSDAFFADPLSVKNTYVIPLEMKKVVNADTILSGKALVPNPLKLLSTDWSVAPKDYVLYAVKYVNPWDGNYLRRGKDVIVGNNGNTALNKTVIRHSTYVEGDQVSKINTVSLNTIDFPVVVKDAYGVNINFNLKLTFDSENNCTVSGSSASFTASGTGKFVKKGEKNSWGSKDRDAIYLDYKVNFQDFNLTTKDTLVLRDRGVTAAVYSPVKK; encoded by the coding sequence ATGAAAAATAAAATATTTTTAATGCTAATAGCTGTATTTGTCTCTTTGGTTTCATGTACGAATCAAGATGCAGAGTTTGATAATTTTGATCATCAGTCGGTTTATTTTGCATATCAATACCCTGTCAGAACTATAACATTGGGAGAAGACATTTTTGACACTACATTGGACAATCAACACAAGTGTAAAATAATGGGAACTTTAGGCGGTGTTTATAATAATGACAAAGATGTAACTATTGATATTGCTGTTGCAAATTCATTACCTGCCGGTTTCTTATTTAATGCAGGCGGAAGTGATATTGTTGCTATGCCAAGCAATTATTACACGCTTTCAAGCAATCAGATTGTAATTCCAAAAGGTCAGATTACAGGAGGTGTTGAGGTGCAATTGTCTGATGCTTTTTTTGCCGATCCTCTGTCGGTAAAAAACACCTATGTTATTCCTCTTGAGATGAAAAAAGTAGTGAATGCAGATACTATTCTTTCTGGAAAAGCTCTAGTGCCTAATCCTCTAAAACTATTAAGTACAGACTGGAGTGTAGCACCCAAAGATTATGTTTTATATGCTGTAAAATATGTAAATCCTTGGGACGGCAATTATTTAAGAAGAGGAAAAGATGTCATTGTTGGAAATAATGGAAATACGGCTCTTAATAAAACAGTAATCAGACATAGTACTTATGTAGAAGGTGATCAGGTTTCCAAAATAAATACGGTATCATTAAATACAATTGATTTTCCAGTTGTTGTCAAAGATGCCTATGGGGTTAATATTAATTTTAATCTGAAACTTACTTTTGATAGTGAAAATAACTGTACAGTATCGGGAAGCAGTGCATCGTTTACAGCAAGCGGAACAGGTAAGTTTGTGAAAAAAGGAGAAAAAAATAGTTGGGGAAGCAAAGACAGGGATGCCATTTACCTTGATTATAAAGTGAATTTCCAAGATTTTAATTTAACTACAAAAGACACGCTTGTATTACGTGATAGAGGTGTAACAGCAGCTGTTTATAGTCCAGTTAAAAAATAA
- a CDS encoding RagB/SusD family nutrient uptake outer membrane protein, producing MKIKILIFISALFVFCGCDDLIDPAIENNRGLDDMYAEAEYAQGILLNAYTRLPGNSWSFNDVATDDAVTNNITSSYLKIATGQWTSNFNPLDQWSNSRSAIQYLNIFLSEAGKVKWAKDEKVSLLFRDRLMGEAYGLRALYMYYLLQAHAGTATNDQLLGVPVLLEPETANSNFNVARSSFEDCMKQLYSDVKKATELLPLDFEDATTLPPGYDNLSDYNRVFGQYARQRMSSRIAQVVRAQAALLAASPAFSAGNTTTWEDAAKYAGELLKLNGGVSGIAPNGLNWYSDVTELSGLGAGINPPEVLWRGDIGDSNSLEKDNFPPTLFGNGRVNPTQNLVDAFPMANGYPISAVGSNYDPTKPYDNRDPRLKKFILVNQSTAGVSNSVITTASDGTTNDALNKVGTSTRTGYYMRKLLRQDVNLNPTSINNQRHYKPRMRYTELYLIYAEAANEAWGPTATGTIGFSAYDVIKALRKRAGIIQPDPYLESIKADKTEMRNLIRNERRLELCFEGFRFWDLRRWNSNLNVSADGDKIQGGVHQRITVESRLYKDYMKFGPIPYSETLKFNALLQNKGW from the coding sequence ATGAAAATAAAAATATTAATTTTTATATCCGCTCTGTTTGTTTTTTGTGGTTGTGATGATTTGATTGATCCGGCAATTGAAAACAATAGAGGGCTTGACGATATGTATGCAGAAGCAGAATATGCACAGGGAATTCTTCTTAATGCTTATACAAGACTGCCTGGAAATAGCTGGTCATTTAATGATGTGGCAACAGATGATGCTGTAACAAATAATATAACAAGCAGTTACCTTAAGATAGCGACAGGTCAGTGGACTTCAAATTTTAATCCATTAGATCAATGGTCAAATTCAAGATCAGCCATCCAGTATTTGAATATTTTTCTTTCAGAAGCCGGTAAAGTGAAATGGGCAAAAGATGAAAAAGTAAGTCTTTTATTTAGAGATCGTTTGATGGGAGAAGCTTATGGACTAAGAGCTTTATATATGTATTATTTATTGCAAGCTCATGCAGGTACAGCGACTAATGATCAGTTATTAGGAGTTCCGGTATTATTGGAGCCAGAAACTGCAAATTCAAATTTCAATGTGGCGCGTTCCTCTTTTGAAGATTGTATGAAACAATTGTACAGTGATGTAAAAAAAGCTACTGAATTACTGCCATTAGATTTTGAAGATGCTACAACATTGCCTCCAGGTTACGATAATTTAAGCGATTATAATCGTGTTTTTGGTCAATATGCGAGACAAAGAATGTCTTCCAGAATTGCACAAGTGGTAAGGGCACAAGCGGCCTTATTAGCAGCGAGTCCTGCTTTCAGCGCTGGAAATACAACAACTTGGGAGGATGCTGCCAAATATGCGGGAGAATTGCTTAAGCTAAATGGTGGAGTTTCCGGGATAGCTCCTAACGGATTGAATTGGTATAGTGATGTTACTGAGTTAAGCGGTTTAGGTGCAGGAATAAACCCTCCTGAAGTTCTTTGGAGAGGCGACATTGGTGATAGTAATAGTTTAGAAAAGGATAATTTTCCTCCAACTCTTTTTGGAAATGGGCGTGTCAATCCAACTCAAAATTTAGTTGATGCTTTCCCAATGGCAAATGGTTACCCTATTAGTGCTGTTGGTAGTAATTATGATCCAACAAAGCCTTATGATAACCGTGATCCTCGTTTGAAAAAATTTATTTTAGTAAACCAATCAACTGCAGGAGTGAGCAATTCTGTAATTACTACAGCTAGTGATGGTACTACAAATGATGCATTAAACAAAGTAGGTACTTCAACCCGTACGGGCTACTATATGAGAAAATTATTGAGACAGGATGTGAATTTAAATCCAACTTCAATTAATAATCAGAGACATTATAAACCACGTATGAGATATACAGAATTGTATCTTATTTATGCGGAAGCTGCAAATGAGGCTTGGGGACCAACAGCAACAGGAACGATAGGATTTTCTGCCTATGATGTTATTAAGGCTTTAAGAAAAAGAGCCGGAATAATACAGCCTGATCCTTACCTAGAATCGATTAAAGCTGATAAAACGGAAATGCGTAACCTAATTAGAAATGAGCGCCGTTTGGAGTTATGTTTTGAAGGATTCAGATTTTGGGATTTACGAAGATGGAATTCAAATTTAAATGTCTCAGCCGATGGGGATAAGATCCAAGGAGGTGTTCATCAGAGAATTACTGTTGAAAGCAGACTTTATAAAGATTATATGAAATTTGGGCCAATTCCGTACTCAGAAACGCTTAAGTTTAATGCTTTACTGCAAAATAAGGGATGGTAG